The genome window ACCAGGAGTTGACCGCGAATCACCTGGTAGACAAATGGGCAGGGGGCTTTGTTCAGAATTTTCACATCAACCGGTACTTTCGTTGAAATACTAAGCTCCTGCGCTAACTGAAGGACGTAGTGACTGCTCATTTTCAAGTCAATATTCTCCACATATATGGCCACATCCAGATCATGAAACGGCAAATTTCCAGGAAATGACCCGTACAGATACGCAAAGGTGATTTCCGGCTGCCCGGCTAACAGCTTGCTGATCCGGGCAATGATGAGATCTTTTTCTTTGCCGGAAAGGGAATAGTTCTTTCTTCGCATGCCTTTCTGACTACCATAATGATTTTTTTTTGGCAACTTACGAATTGAATTAAGGGTAATTAAGGGGACAGTATACTTAATTCTCATACAGATATTCAGATTTCCTTT of Pseudomonadota bacterium contains these proteins:
- a CDS encoding nucleotidyltransferase domain-containing protein → MRRKNYSLSGKEKDLIIARISKLLAGQPEITFAYLYGSFPGNLPFHDLDVAIYVENIDLKMSSHYVLQLAQELSISTKVPVDVKILNKAPCPFVYQVIRGQLLVEKNPDLRCRFVERTIRQYLDIKPILRRATKEAFAS